The following coding sequences are from one Polyodon spathula isolate WHYD16114869_AA chromosome 7, ASM1765450v1, whole genome shotgun sequence window:
- the LOC121318627 gene encoding kelch-like protein 13 isoform X3 — translation MVDHSVHRGGERMSLGLHDRSLVEEDDPHMKVSLGGGDMGVSAHVQASKTGTTRFFTSNTHSSVVLQGFDQLRIEGLLCDVTLLPGDGEEAFPVHRAMMASASDYFKAMFTGGMKEQDLMCIKLHGVNRIGLKKIIDFIYTAKLSLNMENLQDTLEAASFLQILPVLDFCKVFLISGVTLDNCVEIGRIANTYNLTEVDKYVNNFILKNFLSLLSTGDFVKLPFDRLAFVLSSNSLKHCSELDLFKAACRWLRYEDCRMDYSSKLMKNIRFPLMNPQELINHVQTVDFMRTDNTCVNLLLEASNYQMMPYMQPVMQSERTAIRSDSAHLITLGGVLRQQLVVSKELRLFDEKAHEWKSLAPMDAPRYQHGIAVIGNFLYVVGGQSNYDTKGKTAVDTVFRFDPRYNKWMQVASLNEKRTFFHLSALKGHLYAVGGRNAAGELATVECYNPKTNEWTYVAKMNEPHYGHAGTVYGGFMYISGGITHDTFQKELMCFDPDTDKWTQKAPMTTVRGLHCMCTVGDRLYVIGGNHFRGTSDYDDVLSCEYYSPSLDQWTPIAAMLRGQSDVGVAVFENKIYVVGGYSWNNRCMVEIVQKYDPEKDEWHKVFDLPESLGGIRACTLTVFPPEDDTGSPSRESPLSAP, via the exons ATCCTTGGTGGAAGAGGACGATCCTCACATGAAAGTGTCTCTCGGGGGAGGCGATATGGGTGTGTCTGCCCATGTCCAGGCTTCAAAGACAGGCACCACACGATTCTTCACGAGCAACACCCACAGTTCAGTTGTTTTACAG GGCTTCGACCAGCTGCGGATAGAAGGCTTACTCTGTGACGTGACGCTGCTACCTGGGGATGGGGAAGAAGCTTTTCCTGTTCATAGGGCAATGATGGCATCAGCCAGTGATTATTTTAAAGCTATGTTcacag GTGGAATGAAGGAACAAGACCTCATGTGCATCAAGCTTCATGGAGTAAACCGAATAGGCCTCAAGAAGATTATTGACTTCATTTACACCGCAAAGCTCTCTCTTAACATGGAAAACCTGCAGGACACACTGGAAGCTGCCAGCTTCTTGCAGATCCTGCCTGTCCTGGACTTCTGTAAAGTATTTCTCATATCTGGG gttactTTGGACAACTGTGTTGAAATTGGGCGCATTGCAAACACATACAACCTTACGGAGGTggataaatatgtaaataatttcATCTTAAAAAACTTCCTGTCCTTGCTGAGCACTGGAGACTTTGTGAAGCTCCCCTTTGACAGGCTAGCCTTTGTGCTTTCCAGCAACAGCCTCAAGCATTGCAGCGAGCTGGACTTGTTTAAAGCTGCCTGCCGCTGGTTACGGTATGAAGACTGCAGGATGGACTACTCCTCCAAACTAATGAAGAACATTCGCTTTCCTCTCATGAACCCACAGGAGCTTATAAACCACGTGCAGACAGTAGATTTCATGAGAACAGACAACACATGTGTCAACCTTTTACTGGAAGCCAGCAATTACCAAATGATGCCCTACATGCAGCCTGTCATGCAGTCAGAAAGAACTGCTATCCGATCTGATAGCGCACACTTGATAACTTTGGGGGGAGTTTTACGGCAGCAGCTGGTTGTTAGCAAAGAGCTGCGGTTGTTTGATGAAAAGGCACATGAGTGGAAATCATTGGCTCCCATGGATGCCCCACGGTACCAGCATGGCATTGCAGTGATTGGCAACTTCCTGTATGTGGTTGGTGGACAGAGTAATTACGACACGAAAGGAAAGACTGCTGTGGACACTGTATTCCGATTTGACCCTCGCTATAACAAGTGGATGCAGGTGGCATCTCTCAATGAAAAGCGCACTTTCTTCCACCTAAGTGCCCTCAAAGGACATCTCTATGCAGTGGGTGGTAGGAATGCAGCGGGTGAATTGG CCACAGTCGAATGCTACAACccaaaaacaaatgaatggaCATATGTTGCAAAAATGAACGAACCTCACTACGGACATGCTGGGACAGTCTATGGTGGCTTTATGTATATTTCAG gaGGAATCACTCACGACACTTTCCAGAAAGAACTCATGTGCTTTGATCCCGATACAGACAAATGGACTCAAAAAGCCCCTATGACCACGGTCAGAGGTCTCCACTGTATGTGCACTGTTGGAGATAGGCTTTACGTTATTGGTGGAAATCACTTTAGAGGAACCAGCGATTATGACGATGTTCTGAGTTGTGAATATTACTCCCCCTCCCTAGACCAGTGGACTCCCATTGCAGCCATGCTGCGTGGGCAAAGTGACGTTGGCGTGGccgtgtttgaaaacaaaatctaTGTTGTGGGTGGCTATTCTTGGAACAACCGCTGTATGGTGGAAATAGTGCAAAAATATGATCCTGAGAAGGATGAGTGGCATAAAGTGTTCGACCTCCCTGAATCACTAGGGGGCATCCGAGCCTGCACCCTCACTGTCTTTCCACCAGAGGATGATACAGGGTCGCCTTCCAGAGAGTCTCCCCTCTCTGCACCCTAA
- the LOC121318627 gene encoding kelch-like protein 13 isoform X2 → MLRFLSHVYCCRSKEECSEDDKCVLSRSLVEEDDPHMKVSLGGGDMGVSAHVQASKTGTTRFFTSNTHSSVVLQGFDQLRIEGLLCDVTLLPGDGEEAFPVHRAMMASASDYFKAMFTGGMKEQDLMCIKLHGVNRIGLKKIIDFIYTAKLSLNMENLQDTLEAASFLQILPVLDFCKVFLISGVTLDNCVEIGRIANTYNLTEVDKYVNNFILKNFLSLLSTGDFVKLPFDRLAFVLSSNSLKHCSELDLFKAACRWLRYEDCRMDYSSKLMKNIRFPLMNPQELINHVQTVDFMRTDNTCVNLLLEASNYQMMPYMQPVMQSERTAIRSDSAHLITLGGVLRQQLVVSKELRLFDEKAHEWKSLAPMDAPRYQHGIAVIGNFLYVVGGQSNYDTKGKTAVDTVFRFDPRYNKWMQVASLNEKRTFFHLSALKGHLYAVGGRNAAGELATVECYNPKTNEWTYVAKMNEPHYGHAGTVYGGFMYISGGITHDTFQKELMCFDPDTDKWTQKAPMTTVRGLHCMCTVGDRLYVIGGNHFRGTSDYDDVLSCEYYSPSLDQWTPIAAMLRGQSDVGVAVFENKIYVVGGYSWNNRCMVEIVQKYDPEKDEWHKVFDLPESLGGIRACTLTVFPPEDDTGSPSRESPLSAP, encoded by the exons ATCCTTGGTGGAAGAGGACGATCCTCACATGAAAGTGTCTCTCGGGGGAGGCGATATGGGTGTGTCTGCCCATGTCCAGGCTTCAAAGACAGGCACCACACGATTCTTCACGAGCAACACCCACAGTTCAGTTGTTTTACAG GGCTTCGACCAGCTGCGGATAGAAGGCTTACTCTGTGACGTGACGCTGCTACCTGGGGATGGGGAAGAAGCTTTTCCTGTTCATAGGGCAATGATGGCATCAGCCAGTGATTATTTTAAAGCTATGTTcacag GTGGAATGAAGGAACAAGACCTCATGTGCATCAAGCTTCATGGAGTAAACCGAATAGGCCTCAAGAAGATTATTGACTTCATTTACACCGCAAAGCTCTCTCTTAACATGGAAAACCTGCAGGACACACTGGAAGCTGCCAGCTTCTTGCAGATCCTGCCTGTCCTGGACTTCTGTAAAGTATTTCTCATATCTGGG gttactTTGGACAACTGTGTTGAAATTGGGCGCATTGCAAACACATACAACCTTACGGAGGTggataaatatgtaaataatttcATCTTAAAAAACTTCCTGTCCTTGCTGAGCACTGGAGACTTTGTGAAGCTCCCCTTTGACAGGCTAGCCTTTGTGCTTTCCAGCAACAGCCTCAAGCATTGCAGCGAGCTGGACTTGTTTAAAGCTGCCTGCCGCTGGTTACGGTATGAAGACTGCAGGATGGACTACTCCTCCAAACTAATGAAGAACATTCGCTTTCCTCTCATGAACCCACAGGAGCTTATAAACCACGTGCAGACAGTAGATTTCATGAGAACAGACAACACATGTGTCAACCTTTTACTGGAAGCCAGCAATTACCAAATGATGCCCTACATGCAGCCTGTCATGCAGTCAGAAAGAACTGCTATCCGATCTGATAGCGCACACTTGATAACTTTGGGGGGAGTTTTACGGCAGCAGCTGGTTGTTAGCAAAGAGCTGCGGTTGTTTGATGAAAAGGCACATGAGTGGAAATCATTGGCTCCCATGGATGCCCCACGGTACCAGCATGGCATTGCAGTGATTGGCAACTTCCTGTATGTGGTTGGTGGACAGAGTAATTACGACACGAAAGGAAAGACTGCTGTGGACACTGTATTCCGATTTGACCCTCGCTATAACAAGTGGATGCAGGTGGCATCTCTCAATGAAAAGCGCACTTTCTTCCACCTAAGTGCCCTCAAAGGACATCTCTATGCAGTGGGTGGTAGGAATGCAGCGGGTGAATTGG CCACAGTCGAATGCTACAACccaaaaacaaatgaatggaCATATGTTGCAAAAATGAACGAACCTCACTACGGACATGCTGGGACAGTCTATGGTGGCTTTATGTATATTTCAG gaGGAATCACTCACGACACTTTCCAGAAAGAACTCATGTGCTTTGATCCCGATACAGACAAATGGACTCAAAAAGCCCCTATGACCACGGTCAGAGGTCTCCACTGTATGTGCACTGTTGGAGATAGGCTTTACGTTATTGGTGGAAATCACTTTAGAGGAACCAGCGATTATGACGATGTTCTGAGTTGTGAATATTACTCCCCCTCCCTAGACCAGTGGACTCCCATTGCAGCCATGCTGCGTGGGCAAAGTGACGTTGGCGTGGccgtgtttgaaaacaaaatctaTGTTGTGGGTGGCTATTCTTGGAACAACCGCTGTATGGTGGAAATAGTGCAAAAATATGATCCTGAGAAGGATGAGTGGCATAAAGTGTTCGACCTCCCTGAATCACTAGGGGGCATCCGAGCCTGCACCCTCACTGTCTTTCCACCAGAGGATGATACAGGGTCGCCTTCCAGAGAGTCTCCCCTCTCTGCACCCTAA
- the LOC121318627 gene encoding kelch-like protein 13 isoform X1, translating into MPLKWKSSSPANWKFPVPVLKTSRSSPLSPAYISLVEEDDPHMKVSLGGGDMGVSAHVQASKTGTTRFFTSNTHSSVVLQGFDQLRIEGLLCDVTLLPGDGEEAFPVHRAMMASASDYFKAMFTGGMKEQDLMCIKLHGVNRIGLKKIIDFIYTAKLSLNMENLQDTLEAASFLQILPVLDFCKVFLISGVTLDNCVEIGRIANTYNLTEVDKYVNNFILKNFLSLLSTGDFVKLPFDRLAFVLSSNSLKHCSELDLFKAACRWLRYEDCRMDYSSKLMKNIRFPLMNPQELINHVQTVDFMRTDNTCVNLLLEASNYQMMPYMQPVMQSERTAIRSDSAHLITLGGVLRQQLVVSKELRLFDEKAHEWKSLAPMDAPRYQHGIAVIGNFLYVVGGQSNYDTKGKTAVDTVFRFDPRYNKWMQVASLNEKRTFFHLSALKGHLYAVGGRNAAGELATVECYNPKTNEWTYVAKMNEPHYGHAGTVYGGFMYISGGITHDTFQKELMCFDPDTDKWTQKAPMTTVRGLHCMCTVGDRLYVIGGNHFRGTSDYDDVLSCEYYSPSLDQWTPIAAMLRGQSDVGVAVFENKIYVVGGYSWNNRCMVEIVQKYDPEKDEWHKVFDLPESLGGIRACTLTVFPPEDDTGSPSRESPLSAP; encoded by the exons ATCCTTGGTGGAAGAGGACGATCCTCACATGAAAGTGTCTCTCGGGGGAGGCGATATGGGTGTGTCTGCCCATGTCCAGGCTTCAAAGACAGGCACCACACGATTCTTCACGAGCAACACCCACAGTTCAGTTGTTTTACAG GGCTTCGACCAGCTGCGGATAGAAGGCTTACTCTGTGACGTGACGCTGCTACCTGGGGATGGGGAAGAAGCTTTTCCTGTTCATAGGGCAATGATGGCATCAGCCAGTGATTATTTTAAAGCTATGTTcacag GTGGAATGAAGGAACAAGACCTCATGTGCATCAAGCTTCATGGAGTAAACCGAATAGGCCTCAAGAAGATTATTGACTTCATTTACACCGCAAAGCTCTCTCTTAACATGGAAAACCTGCAGGACACACTGGAAGCTGCCAGCTTCTTGCAGATCCTGCCTGTCCTGGACTTCTGTAAAGTATTTCTCATATCTGGG gttactTTGGACAACTGTGTTGAAATTGGGCGCATTGCAAACACATACAACCTTACGGAGGTggataaatatgtaaataatttcATCTTAAAAAACTTCCTGTCCTTGCTGAGCACTGGAGACTTTGTGAAGCTCCCCTTTGACAGGCTAGCCTTTGTGCTTTCCAGCAACAGCCTCAAGCATTGCAGCGAGCTGGACTTGTTTAAAGCTGCCTGCCGCTGGTTACGGTATGAAGACTGCAGGATGGACTACTCCTCCAAACTAATGAAGAACATTCGCTTTCCTCTCATGAACCCACAGGAGCTTATAAACCACGTGCAGACAGTAGATTTCATGAGAACAGACAACACATGTGTCAACCTTTTACTGGAAGCCAGCAATTACCAAATGATGCCCTACATGCAGCCTGTCATGCAGTCAGAAAGAACTGCTATCCGATCTGATAGCGCACACTTGATAACTTTGGGGGGAGTTTTACGGCAGCAGCTGGTTGTTAGCAAAGAGCTGCGGTTGTTTGATGAAAAGGCACATGAGTGGAAATCATTGGCTCCCATGGATGCCCCACGGTACCAGCATGGCATTGCAGTGATTGGCAACTTCCTGTATGTGGTTGGTGGACAGAGTAATTACGACACGAAAGGAAAGACTGCTGTGGACACTGTATTCCGATTTGACCCTCGCTATAACAAGTGGATGCAGGTGGCATCTCTCAATGAAAAGCGCACTTTCTTCCACCTAAGTGCCCTCAAAGGACATCTCTATGCAGTGGGTGGTAGGAATGCAGCGGGTGAATTGG CCACAGTCGAATGCTACAACccaaaaacaaatgaatggaCATATGTTGCAAAAATGAACGAACCTCACTACGGACATGCTGGGACAGTCTATGGTGGCTTTATGTATATTTCAG gaGGAATCACTCACGACACTTTCCAGAAAGAACTCATGTGCTTTGATCCCGATACAGACAAATGGACTCAAAAAGCCCCTATGACCACGGTCAGAGGTCTCCACTGTATGTGCACTGTTGGAGATAGGCTTTACGTTATTGGTGGAAATCACTTTAGAGGAACCAGCGATTATGACGATGTTCTGAGTTGTGAATATTACTCCCCCTCCCTAGACCAGTGGACTCCCATTGCAGCCATGCTGCGTGGGCAAAGTGACGTTGGCGTGGccgtgtttgaaaacaaaatctaTGTTGTGGGTGGCTATTCTTGGAACAACCGCTGTATGGTGGAAATAGTGCAAAAATATGATCCTGAGAAGGATGAGTGGCATAAAGTGTTCGACCTCCCTGAATCACTAGGGGGCATCCGAGCCTGCACCCTCACTGTCTTTCCACCAGAGGATGATACAGGGTCGCCTTCCAGAGAGTCTCCCCTCTCTGCACCCTAA
- the LOC121318627 gene encoding kelch-like protein 13 isoform X4, protein MKVSLGGGDMGVSAHVQASKTGTTRFFTSNTHSSVVLQGFDQLRIEGLLCDVTLLPGDGEEAFPVHRAMMASASDYFKAMFTGGMKEQDLMCIKLHGVNRIGLKKIIDFIYTAKLSLNMENLQDTLEAASFLQILPVLDFCKVFLISGVTLDNCVEIGRIANTYNLTEVDKYVNNFILKNFLSLLSTGDFVKLPFDRLAFVLSSNSLKHCSELDLFKAACRWLRYEDCRMDYSSKLMKNIRFPLMNPQELINHVQTVDFMRTDNTCVNLLLEASNYQMMPYMQPVMQSERTAIRSDSAHLITLGGVLRQQLVVSKELRLFDEKAHEWKSLAPMDAPRYQHGIAVIGNFLYVVGGQSNYDTKGKTAVDTVFRFDPRYNKWMQVASLNEKRTFFHLSALKGHLYAVGGRNAAGELATVECYNPKTNEWTYVAKMNEPHYGHAGTVYGGFMYISGGITHDTFQKELMCFDPDTDKWTQKAPMTTVRGLHCMCTVGDRLYVIGGNHFRGTSDYDDVLSCEYYSPSLDQWTPIAAMLRGQSDVGVAVFENKIYVVGGYSWNNRCMVEIVQKYDPEKDEWHKVFDLPESLGGIRACTLTVFPPEDDTGSPSRESPLSAP, encoded by the exons ATGAAAGTGTCTCTCGGGGGAGGCGATATGGGTGTGTCTGCCCATGTCCAGGCTTCAAAGACAGGCACCACACGATTCTTCACGAGCAACACCCACAGTTCAGTTGTTTTACAG GGCTTCGACCAGCTGCGGATAGAAGGCTTACTCTGTGACGTGACGCTGCTACCTGGGGATGGGGAAGAAGCTTTTCCTGTTCATAGGGCAATGATGGCATCAGCCAGTGATTATTTTAAAGCTATGTTcacag GTGGAATGAAGGAACAAGACCTCATGTGCATCAAGCTTCATGGAGTAAACCGAATAGGCCTCAAGAAGATTATTGACTTCATTTACACCGCAAAGCTCTCTCTTAACATGGAAAACCTGCAGGACACACTGGAAGCTGCCAGCTTCTTGCAGATCCTGCCTGTCCTGGACTTCTGTAAAGTATTTCTCATATCTGGG gttactTTGGACAACTGTGTTGAAATTGGGCGCATTGCAAACACATACAACCTTACGGAGGTggataaatatgtaaataatttcATCTTAAAAAACTTCCTGTCCTTGCTGAGCACTGGAGACTTTGTGAAGCTCCCCTTTGACAGGCTAGCCTTTGTGCTTTCCAGCAACAGCCTCAAGCATTGCAGCGAGCTGGACTTGTTTAAAGCTGCCTGCCGCTGGTTACGGTATGAAGACTGCAGGATGGACTACTCCTCCAAACTAATGAAGAACATTCGCTTTCCTCTCATGAACCCACAGGAGCTTATAAACCACGTGCAGACAGTAGATTTCATGAGAACAGACAACACATGTGTCAACCTTTTACTGGAAGCCAGCAATTACCAAATGATGCCCTACATGCAGCCTGTCATGCAGTCAGAAAGAACTGCTATCCGATCTGATAGCGCACACTTGATAACTTTGGGGGGAGTTTTACGGCAGCAGCTGGTTGTTAGCAAAGAGCTGCGGTTGTTTGATGAAAAGGCACATGAGTGGAAATCATTGGCTCCCATGGATGCCCCACGGTACCAGCATGGCATTGCAGTGATTGGCAACTTCCTGTATGTGGTTGGTGGACAGAGTAATTACGACACGAAAGGAAAGACTGCTGTGGACACTGTATTCCGATTTGACCCTCGCTATAACAAGTGGATGCAGGTGGCATCTCTCAATGAAAAGCGCACTTTCTTCCACCTAAGTGCCCTCAAAGGACATCTCTATGCAGTGGGTGGTAGGAATGCAGCGGGTGAATTGG CCACAGTCGAATGCTACAACccaaaaacaaatgaatggaCATATGTTGCAAAAATGAACGAACCTCACTACGGACATGCTGGGACAGTCTATGGTGGCTTTATGTATATTTCAG gaGGAATCACTCACGACACTTTCCAGAAAGAACTCATGTGCTTTGATCCCGATACAGACAAATGGACTCAAAAAGCCCCTATGACCACGGTCAGAGGTCTCCACTGTATGTGCACTGTTGGAGATAGGCTTTACGTTATTGGTGGAAATCACTTTAGAGGAACCAGCGATTATGACGATGTTCTGAGTTGTGAATATTACTCCCCCTCCCTAGACCAGTGGACTCCCATTGCAGCCATGCTGCGTGGGCAAAGTGACGTTGGCGTGGccgtgtttgaaaacaaaatctaTGTTGTGGGTGGCTATTCTTGGAACAACCGCTGTATGGTGGAAATAGTGCAAAAATATGATCCTGAGAAGGATGAGTGGCATAAAGTGTTCGACCTCCCTGAATCACTAGGGGGCATCCGAGCCTGCACCCTCACTGTCTTTCCACCAGAGGATGATACAGGGTCGCCTTCCAGAGAGTCTCCCCTCTCTGCACCCTAA